DNA from Vitis vinifera cultivar Pinot Noir 40024 chromosome 19, ASM3070453v1:
TTTCGTATCAagtgatacttttttttttaatgtgctTACTATTCTGGTGGTTTCTTAGTTCTTTAAATTGTGTCACCACCCcattattatcacaaaatagtACCAGGGGTGATATTGCCAAGTGCACTACCCCAAGTCCCAACAGGAACTTCTGAAGCCAAATAGCCTTTTTTGCTACTTCAAAAGTAGCAACATACTCAACTTCCATGGCAGAGTTAGTAATACAAGATTCCTTCACACTTTTCCAACTAACTGATCCACCACTTAAAGTGAACACAAAATCGAATGTAGACTTGCAAGAGTCTCTATGAAAGTCTAAATCTGTATACCTAAGGGATAACAACTCATCGCAATGATACACCAACATATAATCCCTCATTTTtcaaagatacttgagtatatccTTAGCCATTGTCCAATGCTCTATGCCTAGAGTGGATTGATATCTACTCATTATTCCTATAGTAAAGCAAATATTCAGTCTCATATATAGCATCACATACATAAGGTTACTCATTGTAGAAGTAAAGGGTACTGTTCTTATGCAATCTTTCTCCTCAGTTGTCTTAAGATATTGATCCTGAGAAAAAGGCATTCCATGCCTGAAAGATAGTAGACCCTTCTTGGAGTCTGGTATCATATATTTAACCAAAATCTTGTCGATGTAGGTGGTCTAAGACACAATCTTCTTATTTTTACAATCTTGAAAGACCTTTGTCTTAAGAATATATTGTATTTCACCTAGATCTTTCAGCTAGAACTgaataaataatcaaatcttGATTGATGACAATAACCCTACATCATTTCCAATGAGTAGAATGTTGTCAACGTATAAGACCAAAAACATCATCATATTTCCTTGCatcttcttgtacacacaagactcattcttattttgatcaaaatcaagagtctTGATAGTTTGATCAAAACGTTTATTCCATGAGCAAGATGTTTACTTTAATCtataaatggatttatgcaaCTTGCACACAAAGTGTTCTTGACCCTTTGCTATGAATTCGTCTGGTTGCATCATATAGATGTTTTTTTCAAGATCATCGTTCAATAATGTTATCTTAACATACATTTGTCATATCTTATAATTGAGATACATTGCAATGAATAAGAGTATTATGATGGATTTGAGCATGGCTACTAGTGAGAAGGTCTCTTCATAGTCAAAACTAGGTTTCTAACTATAACCTTTCGCTACCAACCTAGTCTTATATATCTCAACCTATTCATTTACCATTCTCTTCCTCTTGTAAACCTACTTGCACCCTATGAGTTTTATCCTTTCATGCGTTTCTATAAGATCCCAGACTTTGTTAAAATATATAGATTCTAACTCTTCCTCTATAGCTCTTTGCCATAGAATAACATCATCACTACTCATTGTTTCATCGTAATCTGTAGGATCGGTCTCATGTACGTTCCTCCGAAATAGCCTTGAAAGACTTTtccaaaaacataaatctatTTGGTTGTATTACAACCCTCCCACTACGATAAGGCACTGATGTATTAGAACTTACTAGAATGATAGGTGTAGGAACCTCTAAACCCATAGTCCCCTATGCTAATATGAGAGTGTCATCAAGTGTTTTCCAATCTACATCACATTTTGCCTTGTTACTCATCATATAACATTTTCTAGAAATTTGGCTTTTATATTGACAAATACCTTATGGTTGCTCTAATTATAAAAGTAATGCTCTCTCGTTCCTTTTGGATACCCTACGAACAGGCATACCTAAAACCATATTTCCAACTTATCTACCTTTGGTTTCAAGATGTGTTGGGCACCCCTAAATGTAAATGTGTTACAAACTAGGTTTACGACCTTTCCACATCTCTCTAGGAGTTAAAGATACTGACTTGGAAAACACTAGGTTGAGAATGTATGTCATAGTCTCCAAGGAATATCCCTAAAAGGACTCAAGAAGTGATAAGAAACTTATCATAAATCTCATTATGTCTATCAATGTTCGATTTCTTTTTTTCGCTACTCCATTTTGTTATGAAGTTCTAGGTGCACTCAATTGGGATAAAATCTTGTGCTTCTTGAGGAAAGAATCTGATTTAGTAGACATGTACTCACTACCTCAATTAGATTGAAGtgccttgatatgtttacccaattagttttccaattttgccttaaattcaatgaagtTGTTCAAGACATCGAGCCTCTTATGCATCAAGTAAACATATCtaaacctagagtaatcatcaataaTGTAAATGTGATGAAGTACTCATACCTTCCTCGTGCATGGATATTAAAAGTTTCACACATGTTAGTATGCACTAACTTCAAACACTCCTtgattttatattctttaatgGTAAAAGAccccttggtcattttacctTCTATATAAGATTCTAAGATTGGAAGTTCTTATAGAATCAAATAAGGTAATATTCCAAACTTAACCAATCTTTGGATCTTGTTTAGATTAATATAACCTAGGCATAAGTGCCAAAACGTTATTTGATTAATGCTAGGTTCCTTTCTTTTATGAGATATGATAATTCTTATTACTTGGCAAAACAGATAATGAAGTCACACAATAAAGATTATTTGTAAATGATCTTGAGCAAATAAACGAATCACTCATCTtagaaaaaaacatgttttattataaaaaataaaaaaaaaccaatgaatGATTCTATTTACATAAActagaaactaaaatcaaattcttcttAGATTCGGGAACATAAAGACAATCTTTTAACTCTAGAAAACAACTATCATCAACGATACAATGTCTTAAAACCCTATTAGATCCTTTAAGTCAGCCAACCTTTGAATCAATCGCAAACTGTCGAAACTGGCGGTCAAACCAGTGAACGAGCTAAATAAACCAGTTCTTTACGAACCAAACTCTTCAAAAgctttttccttcatttccaaACAATGTTGTTTTGATACATTTAGTATCGAAACGACACCGTTTTGCCTTAGTATAAATTCTTTGCTGGTGCTTCCCTCTCATTTCTCCATCTCCAACTCCGACTCCAATCAACGCCACCAACAAACAGGGACGTCGTCAATGCCAACAATTATCCCAACAAATGTAAGAGTGAGTTACATCTTCTCTAGAGAAGttccaagataaaaaaaaagtttaaaaagagaaggaagaaaaaaaaatgagaaaaaggctTCTCCtcttgttattttaaaatatatatattttcctttatatccTAAAATAATTCCTATTTCCTCCTAAAatatctctcttttttttcttaacaatcTAAGTTTCTAATTTATTGTGATCATTttaagtttctaattttttaagctttgatttttaaaatttatgattttaaatttcttattttaagttttatatttctaatttggtGACTTctattagtaaaaaaatttgtgagAAAACTCAATAAATTGACAAAATACCATAAAAGTTTgggtagaatttattttttaattttaataatatataaaattatatatttatgacgttaCCGACCACGATTCAATTGTCATTCCAATTGATACCGTGAATTAATAACTTTTTCGATTTAATGACCAGTAtagttctaaaaacattgataaCATCTCCTACTGTTTCCACATTAACTCTCAATTATTAGGTATAAAAAAACTCACTCCATTATCATCCTAATATAAGTtaattgtcaatttttttttttttttagttttaacaatgaaaaaaaatctaaacaaaaCCTTAATTTTAAGGTTAAAAGCATCATCAATTAAAATCATAGTCGGTTTTAAGTACGAAGTCAACACCTTATTCATCATggttttgacaaaaaataaaataaaatggaaaatcaccagtttaatgaatattttgaaaatggaattggTCCACTGAACAGCTCAAATCTTGGGACCCAGGATCATCTCCGCACTGACAGAGAGTCAGCAAGAAGCCTGATTTAGACAGGCCATGTCAGAAGCAGTGGGCCACATATGAATACGAAAAGGTTCACGACATAGCTCGTAGCTCCTTTCATTGTTTCTCTGGCTGCTGATTCTGGGGTTTTAGTATTTCATAATTACTCAATGGAGAAATTGAGGAAAGTGGTGAATGAAATTGCTTACACAACGCCACTATCTCAAAACCTCTCTAAACTGTCGCCTCTTCAATGCTCTCTCATCCCTCTCCTCTTTCTCAGTTCCTCTTTCTACACCCTCGCTCTCTCCCTCCGCCACTTCCTCTACCGCCACCGCCTTTTTCGCCAACACCGGTGAGTTCCACCGCCACCTGCTcgccgtttggttgctgagaaaatgctGCAAAAGCAAAACAGAGTGGAGGGAATTAAGGGTAAAAGAAAAGAACCCACCATTTGGAATTAGTATTCTGACCCAGGAAAGCAAAATTCCACTCAACCGAGCTTACTGTCACTGTTTGGTTCTGGTGGGTTGCTTTTTCTAGCCTTCTCCGCCACGGAGAAAACTTTGTTTTTCTCCGATTTTCCTCAGGTTTCTCAGGAATCAATGAAGGAGGAAGTTTGGAATCATAGAGTTTTCTTTGGTTCGGACCGGAGAAAACCAAAACCCTCATTCAACTGAGCATGCTCAATACAATCCATTCCGCATTAATTGCCTAGAATTCCAGAAGTTGCAATCTTGTctccattttctcagcaacaaaACTAAAATCTGTGACATTTGctctttttgataattttttccttgattttgaAGGTTGCCAGTGCCAGTTATCAGCGTCGGAAATATGACGTGGGGAGGCAATGGGAAGACGCCCATGGTTGAATTCATGGCCCTCTGGTTGGCCAATTCTGGAATTTCACCTCTGATTCTTTCTAGGGTAtcactttctttcattttccctttttcttcatttgggGTTTGGATGTGATGAGCCTTGTTTGAATTTCACTGTTGATTACGTGTTGCGCGTGCGTGTgttatattttttgataatgTAGAATGGACAGTTGGTTGATAGCTGATGGCATGAACTATTGAGTTATTTCTTGAAGAAAAATGTATTTAGAACATTCTTAATTTTCCATAATAGATCAGGCCAATGCCTATTGAGGTATTACTTGGAATTAGTTCACAATTTTGGTGTGTAAGTTTTGAGCCTGTACCTGTTCCATAAAATGGTGATCTAACGCCGAAATTTTCATAATGTACTAGCCAGTTGATTTCCACAAAGAAGTCAGTGTTAATGTTCTAAAGTTGTTCCAGAGCGCAATCAGATCCTTAGTTGAAGTGCATTTGTCTCCAATAGTGTGGGTTTTGGCTTGCTTTATAGATAGATTTAGGTTTGTTTGACTGGCAGGGTTATGCTGGTGGGGATGAAGCTAAAATGCTCCAAAGGCGGCTTCTTGGAAGATCTGCTAAGATTGGTGTGGGTGCAAACAGGGCAGCAACTGCTGCtcatttttttgaaagatatGGTTACATGGATCCTGGCCCTGCTACATGCTTGGAGAGGCTTTGTTTTGACCAAACAATGGGAAGTCATCTTGATGCAGACAAAATTGGTGCGGTGATTCTAGATGATGGAATGCAGGTAGTGGTATTCCTTTTTCAGTTTCCTCTCCACTCCATCCTTGTGCATTTTTGCTcctacattaaaaaaaaaaaaaattgttgttacAAGCTTCTCCCACTGGCAGAGTATTCTCTAATcttttgacatgaaaatttatGGCCTATTACCTTGTCTTCCATGAGTTTGTTTATTGACAAAATGTCCCAGAAAAATTTCATGTTATGCTCACGTTTTAGTATGAACAGCATTTCTTGTTTTGTGAGTCTCTTAATTGCCCTATTTTGAATTTTAGCAATGAacacttgaaatatatatacacatatatcgTTTAGACTGCTGTAATGATAATCTATGGATTATTATGTGTATGGAAGTCAGCATCGGAGCTTGTGGCGTGATCTGGAGATTGTTATGGTAAATGGACTGATGCCATGGGGAAACTATCATTTACTCCCACTTGGACCTTTGAGGGAACCTTTGACTGCACTCAGGCGAGCAGATGTTGCCATAGTCCATCATGCAGACTTGGTATGCAAAACTGACCTTTTGcatttcttccttttatttcctTAACTTTCCCTTGTAAGTTTTTAAGCTTCACTGGAGAACTTGTAATATGACACATGTATTTGATCATGTAATTTCATTATCACAAAGCAGCTCTTTTATTCCTTTGCTTTACATGTTAGCAGATTGGAACATGTTAAATACAGTGGACTAAAAGGTTTGTGCTCGAGAATTGTGCAGGTACTAGAACAAAGTCTCAAAGATGTTGAACTAAAGATGCAAGAAATCAAAGAATCTCTCCCTATTTTCTTCACTAGAATGGCTCCCTCACACTTATTAGAAATGGGAAACATCGACTCCAAAATGCCTTTGAGATCTGTATGCGACAAGGTTGTGTTATGTGTTTCTGCAATTGGTTTTGCAAATGCCTTTGTGCAGGCAATTGGGAGGGTATTAATCTTTCCATTTCATacattcttttttcaaatttcttcttggacattttaattttatatatgttatgtTCTGGTCCAGATGACATTCAATGGTGTCAAATATTGGGTTTTTCCATTTACATTCTAACCTTTATATGTGCTTATATTTCTAATTAGTGGATAATCTTCTGCAGATAGGAGCCTTTTATGTGGATCGACTAGACTTCAGTGACCACCATTTATTTCAAGCCAAGGTACCATTACCTTCCCCTCCTGTCTTGATTTTGATACTGTTCATGTGCATGATCCTACTTTTTATTGGTCGATAAGAGCATGTAGCAAATGCTGTTTAAAGGGAATGCCCAACTTGTTTTTCCActcctctttttttcttaaatgttTAATTAAGTGCTAATCTAATGATTATCATTTTGCTGTTGTCATTCAATCTAGGATGTTGAGATGATTAGAATGAGACTTGGAAAACTACAGGACAAATTTGGTTTGAAGCCTGTTGTTGTTGTCACTGAAAAGGTGAGTTTATTTTTATGTAGGTCTGAAAAATGTTGTTTAAAATTGTTCTCGATTGTTCTCGGTTTATTTGAGTTGACAAGATATGGTTAAGCAAACATCtttcatatctttattttatgtGCATGTGGCCTTGGATTTGCATTTTAGAGTTCATGTAGTCATACTCTCAAGGGTTATATCTACTCTCTCAGCCAATGAGGATAATATGGAAATGGTTTCATTTATCTTCAATTAGATGACCAATTTCATTTTGATCTTCAATTAGATGACCAGCTTAGCCCTTTGCATTGTATTGTGGAGCGCCATAAATGTGAA
Protein-coding regions in this window:
- the LOC100245200 gene encoding probable tetraacyldisaccharide 4'-kinase, mitochondrial isoform X2, translated to MEKLRKVVNEIAYTTPLSQNLSKLSPLQCSLIPLLFLSSSFYTLALSLRHFLYRHRLFRQHRLPVPVISVGNMTWGGNGKTPMVEFMALWLANSGISPLILSRGYAGGDEAKMLQRRLLGRSAKIGVGANRAATAAHFFERYGYMDPGPATCLERLCFDQTMGSHLDADKIGAVILDDGMQHRSLWRDLEIVMVNGLMPWGNYHLLPLGPLREPLTALRRADVAIVHHADLVLEQSLKDVELKMQEIKESLPIFFTRMAPSHLLEMGNIDSKMPLRSVCDKIGAFYVDRLDFSDHHLFQAKDVEMIRMRLGKLQDKFGLKPVVVVTEKDYDRDPEILKNLDPFQVLILCSNLQFIPRDGRSEDGFKKLVKQLLEVKLSDGK
- the LOC100245200 gene encoding probable tetraacyldisaccharide 4'-kinase, mitochondrial isoform X1; this encodes MEKLRKVVNEIAYTTPLSQNLSKLSPLQCSLIPLLFLSSSFYTLALSLRHFLYRHRLFRQHRLPVPVISVGNMTWGGNGKTPMVEFMALWLANSGISPLILSRGYAGGDEAKMLQRRLLGRSAKIGVGANRAATAAHFFERYGYMDPGPATCLERLCFDQTMGSHLDADKIGAVILDDGMQHRSLWRDLEIVMVNGLMPWGNYHLLPLGPLREPLTALRRADVAIVHHADLVLEQSLKDVELKMQEIKESLPIFFTRMAPSHLLEMGNIDSKMPLRSVCDKVVLCVSAIGFANAFVQAIGRIGAFYVDRLDFSDHHLFQAKDVEMIRMRLGKLQDKFGLKPVVVVTEKDYDRDPEILKNLDPFQVLILCSNLQFIPRDGRSEDGFKKLVKQLLEVKLSDGK
- the LOC100245200 gene encoding probable tetraacyldisaccharide 4'-kinase, mitochondrial isoform X3, translating into MTWGGNGKTPMVEFMALWLANSGISPLILSRGYAGGDEAKMLQRRLLGRSAKIGVGANRAATAAHFFERYGYMDPGPATCLERLCFDQTMGSHLDADKIGAVILDDGMQHRSLWRDLEIVMVNGLMPWGNYHLLPLGPLREPLTALRRADVAIVHHADLVLEQSLKDVELKMQEIKESLPIFFTRMAPSHLLEMGNIDSKMPLRSVCDKVVLCVSAIGFANAFVQAIGRIGAFYVDRLDFSDHHLFQAKDVEMIRMRLGKLQDKFGLKPVVVVTEKDYDRDPEILKNLDPFQVLILCSNLQFIPRDGRSEDGFKKLVKQLLEVKLSDGK